GCAACGTCGAGCAGCACGCCGACGCGAAGAATGTCTGGGTTCGCCTTACACTGTCGTCGATGGCCGTCACGTTGTCGGTTCGCGACGATGGCGTCGGCTTTGATCAGCGCTGGCTCGATCCATGGGCGGATGATGGACATTTCGGTCTGCTGGGTGCGCGCGAGCGCGCTACGATCATGGGTGGGCATTTCGAGCTCGAGTCTGCGCCGAGAGTCGGGACTGAAGTGACCGTCGACATCCCCCTGACACCGCGAGAGGAGCGCCCCGTTCGTGTCCTTCGGTGAGATCTCAACACCAACCACGGGGCAATCGCCCGTAAGTAAAGACGTCTATGCAACCGTCCCAGGTGAGGTGCGAGTCGTGATCGTCGACGACAACTTCGTCGTTCGACGCGGTCTGCAATCGAGCCTGGAGTTTGACCCGGAGATCGAAGTGATCGGTGAAGGAGCATCCGGCGACGAGGCAATTGAGCTGGCCCGCGACCTGGTGCCCGATGTCATCCTGATGGATATTCGTATGCCGGATCGTGACGGTATCTCCGCAACGGAAGTTATCAGCGATGAATCGCCAACGTCGAAAGTCCTGATCCTGACGTGGTCTGAGGATCCCGAGCACTTGCGGAGTGCCGTACTGGCAGGTGCGAAAGGCTATCTCGTCCATGGACGGTTCTCCCCGGAGCGTCTCTCCGAGGCGGTCCACATCATCCACGAAGGCGGCGCGCTGATCACGCCGATGCTTGCGCCGGCGCTGCTCGAGTTCGTGCGCTCCAGCGCCCAGAGCGGCCGGAGTCGCACCGCCCCCGGCTCCGTGCTGACACCGCGCGAGCTGCAGGTGCTGGAGTTCATCGTCGCCGGCAAGTCGAATCGCGAGATCGCAGAACTCCTCTTCATTGAAGAGAAGACGGTCAAGAACCACATCAGCAACATCTACTCGAAACTACA
This window of the Thermomicrobiales bacterium genome carries:
- a CDS encoding response regulator transcription factor, producing the protein MIVDDNFVVRRGLQSSLEFDPEIEVIGEGASGDEAIELARDLVPDVILMDIRMPDRDGISATEVISDESPTSKVLILTWSEDPEHLRSAVLAGAKGYLVHGRFSPERLSEAVHIIHEGGALITPMLAPALLEFVRSSAQSGRSRTAPGSVLTPRELQVLEFIVAGKSNREIAELLFIEEKTVKNHISNIYSKLHLKNRYEAITRGRDHLR